A DNA window from Ranitomeya imitator isolate aRanImi1 chromosome 2, aRanImi1.pri, whole genome shotgun sequence contains the following coding sequences:
- the LOC138666068 gene encoding complement C1r-A subcomponent-like isoform X1, with protein MDPIIHNVLSEDAMLCCGGLRCNALLWRLQWVLLLFGAVTCSTSKTPQHGLVSSPNYPKAYPNDQRWTWNITVRSGFHISLKFLVFDLEPSDACNYDYVKVFDGNREMGRFCGPKRSRFHPGSRLLVSHGNQMKIEFLSDFSNEENGSAILYKGFQAFYRAVDDDECASPNDNSLAWTQPCQHVCHNYIGGYFCSCLPGYEIQTDNRTCKAQCSNQLFTEESGFISSPGYPQPYPPDLNCTYRIRLERGMQVSLEFREIFEIDDHPRAPCPYDTLKIFVGEQLVRNLCGSRVPEIIQTKSHEVDIVFQTDESGNSRGWKIFYTSEAIQCPKPVTLDEFSIVSPLQDVYQMRDYFVLSCRTGYRLMEGGRELSVFTAVCQKDGAWHRPVPRCEILSCGEPKVLRNGGHKFLAEPRRVTYQSEIVYACNEPYYKMVTTGSARFTCTEDGVWRDENGGQQIPICVPVCGRPQNPVTGLIRVLNGNEAENGNFPWQALLRSPGRAGGVLIDESWVLTAAHVLKPGRSADLDLKNLHVFLGDVEIDNLVYNGLVKVKAFYIHPDYSTENFDNDIALIQLENPVTMNRNVSPICLPENTEASLYDSGRVGYVSGFGITEENKMTDHLHYVFLPVVARNKCQEQLSKKQEKYEKLKFTENMFCAGDLHSPMDSCQGDSGGAFAVKSSEKWVATGLVSWGIDCGSGYGYYTKVVNYVNWIRNYTGR; from the exons ATGGATCCAATAATCCATAATGTCCTGTCAGAAGatgcaatgctctgctgtggaggtttgaggtgcaatgctctgctgtggag GTTACAGTGGGTTTTGTTACTTTTTGGAGCTGTGACCTGTTCTACCAGCAAGACCCCCCAACATGGACTCGTCTCATCTCCCAACTACCCCAAAGCGTACCCCAACGACCAGCGCTGGACCTGGAACATCACCGTGCGCAGCGGATTTCACATCTCACTAAAGTTCTTGGTGTTTGACTTGGAACCTTCTGATGCTTGTAACTACGACTATGTCAAG GTGTTTGATGGTAACAGAGAAATGGGTCGGTTTTGTGGCCCTAAAAGGTCCAGATTTCATCCAGGTTCTCGCCTCTTAGTCTCTCACGGGAACCAAATGAAAATTGAATTTCTCTCGGATTTCTCCAATGAGGAGAACGGTTCTGCCATCTTGTATAAAGGATTCCAGGCGTTCTACCGGGCCGTGG ATGACGATGAGTGTGCCTCCCCCAACGATAACAGCCTGGCGTGGACCCAACCGTGCCAGCATGTATGTCACAATTACATAGGAGGATACTTCTGCTCCTGCCTCCCGGGCTACGAGATCCAGACTGACAATCGAACATGTAAAG CACAGTGCAGTAACCAGTTGTTTACGGAGGAGTCTGGATTCATTTCCAGTCCGGGGTACCCCCAGCCATACCCCCCCGACCTCAACTGTACTTATCGGATACGGCTGGAGAGAGGGATGCAAGTTTCCCTGGAGTTCAGGGAGATCTTTGAGATCGACGACCATCCGCGGGCTCCATGCCCTTACGATACCTTGAAG ATATTTGTAGGGGAACAGTTAGTGAGGAATCTATGTGGGAGTCGCGTCCCCGAAATCATCCAGACAAAGAGCCACGAGGTGGACATCGTATTCCAAACCGATGAGTCCGGGAACAGCAGAGGGTGGAAGATATTCTACACGTCTGAGG CCATCCAGTGTCCAAAACCGGTGACCCTGGACGAGTTCTCCATTGTGTCACCATTGCAGGACGTGTACCAAATGCGAGACTACTTTGTGCTGTCCTGCCGCACCGGATACCGGCTGATGGAG GGAGGCAGAGAGCTGAGCGTCTTCACCGCTGTCTGCCAGAAAGATGGCGCGTGGCACCGGCCGGTACCGCGATGTGAAA TTCTGAGCTGTGGAGAACCAAAGGTCTTACGCAATGGCGGCCACAAGTTCTTGGCGGAACCAAGGAGGGTGACGTATCAGTCCGAGATAGTCTACGCGTGTAACGAGCCGTACTACAAGATGGTGACCACAGGGAGTG CTCGTTTTACTTGTACAGAAGACGGTGTGTGGAGGGATGAGAATGGAGGCCAACAGATCCCAATTTGTGTGCCAG TGTGTGGACGACCACAGAATCCTGTCACCGGCCTTATTCGAGTCCTCAATGGCAATGAAGCAGAGAATGGGAACTTTCCTTGGCAAGCCCTCCTGAGAAGTCCGGGACGAGCAGGTGGAGTTCTCATCGACGAGAGCTGGGTTCTTACTGCAGCCCACGTCCTAAAACCGGGGAGGTCAGCGGATCTTGACCTCAAGAACTTGCACGTGTTTCTCGGAGACGTGGAGATCGATAATCTTGTATACAACGGCCTCGTGAAGGTCAAAGCTTTCTACATCCACCCGGATTACTCTACGGAGAACTTCGATAATGATATCGCTCTCATCCAGCTGGAGAATCCAGTGACTATGAACAGGAACGTGTCCCCCATATGTCTTCCCGAAAACACCGAGGCGTCTCTGTACGACAGCGGCAGAGTGGGTTACGTGAGTGGGTTTGGAATAACCGAAGAAAATAAAATGACCGACCACCTTCACTATGTGTTTTTGCCTGTCGTTGCAAGAAACAAATGCCAGGAACAGTTATCGAAAAAGCAAGAAAAATACGAAAAACTGAAGTTCACCGAGAACATGTTCTGCGCCGGAGACTTACATTCGCCAATGGACTCATGTCAAGGAGACAGCGGGGGAGCATTCGCTGTCAAAAGCAGCGAGAAGTGGGTGGCCACAGGTCTGGTGTCGTGGGGCATTGACTGTGGTAGCGGTTATGGCTATTACACCAAAGTTGTCAATTATGTCAATTGGATTAGAAACTACACCGGAAGATGA
- the LOC138666068 gene encoding complement C1r-A subcomponent-like isoform X2: MIMLQWVLLLFGAVTCSTSKTPQHGLVSSPNYPKAYPNDQRWTWNITVRSGFHISLKFLVFDLEPSDACNYDYVKVFDGNREMGRFCGPKRSRFHPGSRLLVSHGNQMKIEFLSDFSNEENGSAILYKGFQAFYRAVDDDECASPNDNSLAWTQPCQHVCHNYIGGYFCSCLPGYEIQTDNRTCKAQCSNQLFTEESGFISSPGYPQPYPPDLNCTYRIRLERGMQVSLEFREIFEIDDHPRAPCPYDTLKIFVGEQLVRNLCGSRVPEIIQTKSHEVDIVFQTDESGNSRGWKIFYTSEAIQCPKPVTLDEFSIVSPLQDVYQMRDYFVLSCRTGYRLMEGGRELSVFTAVCQKDGAWHRPVPRCEILSCGEPKVLRNGGHKFLAEPRRVTYQSEIVYACNEPYYKMVTTGSARFTCTEDGVWRDENGGQQIPICVPVCGRPQNPVTGLIRVLNGNEAENGNFPWQALLRSPGRAGGVLIDESWVLTAAHVLKPGRSADLDLKNLHVFLGDVEIDNLVYNGLVKVKAFYIHPDYSTENFDNDIALIQLENPVTMNRNVSPICLPENTEASLYDSGRVGYVSGFGITEENKMTDHLHYVFLPVVARNKCQEQLSKKQEKYEKLKFTENMFCAGDLHSPMDSCQGDSGGAFAVKSSEKWVATGLVSWGIDCGSGYGYYTKVVNYVNWIRNYTGR; this comes from the exons ATGATAAT GTTACAGTGGGTTTTGTTACTTTTTGGAGCTGTGACCTGTTCTACCAGCAAGACCCCCCAACATGGACTCGTCTCATCTCCCAACTACCCCAAAGCGTACCCCAACGACCAGCGCTGGACCTGGAACATCACCGTGCGCAGCGGATTTCACATCTCACTAAAGTTCTTGGTGTTTGACTTGGAACCTTCTGATGCTTGTAACTACGACTATGTCAAG GTGTTTGATGGTAACAGAGAAATGGGTCGGTTTTGTGGCCCTAAAAGGTCCAGATTTCATCCAGGTTCTCGCCTCTTAGTCTCTCACGGGAACCAAATGAAAATTGAATTTCTCTCGGATTTCTCCAATGAGGAGAACGGTTCTGCCATCTTGTATAAAGGATTCCAGGCGTTCTACCGGGCCGTGG ATGACGATGAGTGTGCCTCCCCCAACGATAACAGCCTGGCGTGGACCCAACCGTGCCAGCATGTATGTCACAATTACATAGGAGGATACTTCTGCTCCTGCCTCCCGGGCTACGAGATCCAGACTGACAATCGAACATGTAAAG CACAGTGCAGTAACCAGTTGTTTACGGAGGAGTCTGGATTCATTTCCAGTCCGGGGTACCCCCAGCCATACCCCCCCGACCTCAACTGTACTTATCGGATACGGCTGGAGAGAGGGATGCAAGTTTCCCTGGAGTTCAGGGAGATCTTTGAGATCGACGACCATCCGCGGGCTCCATGCCCTTACGATACCTTGAAG ATATTTGTAGGGGAACAGTTAGTGAGGAATCTATGTGGGAGTCGCGTCCCCGAAATCATCCAGACAAAGAGCCACGAGGTGGACATCGTATTCCAAACCGATGAGTCCGGGAACAGCAGAGGGTGGAAGATATTCTACACGTCTGAGG CCATCCAGTGTCCAAAACCGGTGACCCTGGACGAGTTCTCCATTGTGTCACCATTGCAGGACGTGTACCAAATGCGAGACTACTTTGTGCTGTCCTGCCGCACCGGATACCGGCTGATGGAG GGAGGCAGAGAGCTGAGCGTCTTCACCGCTGTCTGCCAGAAAGATGGCGCGTGGCACCGGCCGGTACCGCGATGTGAAA TTCTGAGCTGTGGAGAACCAAAGGTCTTACGCAATGGCGGCCACAAGTTCTTGGCGGAACCAAGGAGGGTGACGTATCAGTCCGAGATAGTCTACGCGTGTAACGAGCCGTACTACAAGATGGTGACCACAGGGAGTG CTCGTTTTACTTGTACAGAAGACGGTGTGTGGAGGGATGAGAATGGAGGCCAACAGATCCCAATTTGTGTGCCAG TGTGTGGACGACCACAGAATCCTGTCACCGGCCTTATTCGAGTCCTCAATGGCAATGAAGCAGAGAATGGGAACTTTCCTTGGCAAGCCCTCCTGAGAAGTCCGGGACGAGCAGGTGGAGTTCTCATCGACGAGAGCTGGGTTCTTACTGCAGCCCACGTCCTAAAACCGGGGAGGTCAGCGGATCTTGACCTCAAGAACTTGCACGTGTTTCTCGGAGACGTGGAGATCGATAATCTTGTATACAACGGCCTCGTGAAGGTCAAAGCTTTCTACATCCACCCGGATTACTCTACGGAGAACTTCGATAATGATATCGCTCTCATCCAGCTGGAGAATCCAGTGACTATGAACAGGAACGTGTCCCCCATATGTCTTCCCGAAAACACCGAGGCGTCTCTGTACGACAGCGGCAGAGTGGGTTACGTGAGTGGGTTTGGAATAACCGAAGAAAATAAAATGACCGACCACCTTCACTATGTGTTTTTGCCTGTCGTTGCAAGAAACAAATGCCAGGAACAGTTATCGAAAAAGCAAGAAAAATACGAAAAACTGAAGTTCACCGAGAACATGTTCTGCGCCGGAGACTTACATTCGCCAATGGACTCATGTCAAGGAGACAGCGGGGGAGCATTCGCTGTCAAAAGCAGCGAGAAGTGGGTGGCCACAGGTCTGGTGTCGTGGGGCATTGACTGTGGTAGCGGTTATGGCTATTACACCAAAGTTGTCAATTATGTCAATTGGATTAGAAACTACACCGGAAGATGA